From the Arthrobacter sp. PM3 genome, one window contains:
- a CDS encoding IclR family transcriptional regulator, whose product MAGGSREPGRTVTSKVLAILEAFEQSRGPLSLTDIAEKSGLPLSTAHRLVNELTDWGFLARGTNGRYQLGIRLWELAQNTGRQLREAARPYVQDLFSLTGETAHLAVRAGHEVLYIDRVYGSKRVPRASRVGGRLPMHATAVGKVILAFDEDWVRAAYLNRQLERHTAHTHVDPKRLSEELLQIREQGYATTLEEVRLGSCSIAVPVFHTGRLGAALGLVLPTSQAATMTRHLPVLKGISAQIERATARIPLETLLGNRFAGNG is encoded by the coding sequence ATGGCGGGCGGAAGCCGCGAGCCGGGACGCACCGTGACCTCCAAGGTGCTGGCCATCCTGGAGGCGTTCGAACAATCCCGCGGCCCGCTGAGCCTGACGGACATCGCCGAGAAGTCCGGCCTGCCGCTCAGCACGGCCCACCGGCTGGTTAACGAGCTCACGGACTGGGGCTTCCTGGCCCGCGGCACCAACGGCCGGTACCAGCTCGGCATCAGGCTCTGGGAACTTGCCCAGAACACCGGCCGGCAGCTCCGCGAGGCCGCGCGGCCCTACGTGCAGGACCTCTTCTCTCTCACCGGCGAAACCGCGCACCTGGCCGTCCGGGCGGGCCACGAGGTGCTGTACATCGACCGCGTCTATGGTTCCAAGCGCGTCCCGCGCGCGTCGCGGGTCGGCGGCCGGCTGCCGATGCACGCGACCGCCGTCGGCAAGGTCATTCTGGCGTTTGATGAGGACTGGGTGCGCGCCGCCTACCTGAACCGGCAACTGGAACGGCACACGGCCCACACCCACGTGGATCCGAAGCGCCTGTCCGAGGAACTCCTCCAGATCCGGGAGCAGGGCTACGCCACCACGCTGGAAGAGGTCCGGCTCGGCTCATGTTCCATCGCCGTCCCCGTCTTCCACACGGGCCGCCTCGGCGCCGCGCTGGGCCTGGTCCTGCCGACCTCCCAGGCGGCCACGATGACCCGCCACCTCCCCGTGCTGAAGGGCATCTCGGCGCAGATTGAACGCGCCACCGCCCGCATCCCGCTCGAAACCCTTCTCGGCAACCGCTTCGCCGGCAACGGCTGA
- a CDS encoding cytochrome P450: protein MSSSTETAGRCPFGHGAEAPAGHHGYEPFQMKDPFPAYAELRAEQPVMFDERTGLYVVSRYDDIKAVFEDWETFSSENAQAPVRERGAAAKKIMDDGGFTAYSGLSARRPPEHTRIRAVVQKAFTPRRYKALEPFIRQNVVGLLETMLARPDRRGDMVKDLAYDVPTITILTLIGADVSQVDTFKRWSDSRAAMTWGNLSDEEQIPHAHNLVEYWQECLRLVRAAHEEGGDNLTADLVKAQQDGAEISDHEIASVLYSLLFAGHETTTTLISNALRELLARPAQWAQLVEDPKKIPAAIDEVLRYAGSIVGWRRKALKDTEVGGVPIAEGSQLLLLMGSANRDEAKFDAGEDFDITRPNAREHLSFGFGIHYCLGNMLAKLQAKIALEEVARLAPELQLEDPEAIAFRENLSFRVPETVPVSWKA, encoded by the coding sequence ATGTCATCGTCGACAGAAACGGCCGGCCGCTGTCCGTTCGGCCACGGCGCCGAAGCCCCTGCCGGTCACCACGGCTACGAGCCGTTCCAGATGAAGGATCCCTTCCCCGCCTACGCCGAGCTGCGGGCCGAGCAGCCCGTCATGTTCGACGAGCGGACCGGCCTGTACGTCGTCTCCCGCTACGACGACATCAAGGCCGTCTTCGAGGACTGGGAGACCTTCTCCAGCGAAAACGCCCAGGCCCCCGTGCGCGAACGCGGCGCCGCCGCGAAGAAGATCATGGACGACGGCGGCTTCACCGCCTACTCCGGCCTCTCCGCGCGGCGGCCGCCGGAGCACACCCGCATCCGCGCCGTGGTCCAGAAGGCTTTCACTCCGCGCCGCTACAAGGCTCTGGAGCCTTTCATCCGGCAGAACGTCGTGGGGCTGCTCGAAACCATGCTCGCCCGGCCGGACCGCCGCGGCGACATGGTCAAGGACCTTGCTTACGACGTCCCCACCATCACCATCCTGACCCTGATCGGCGCCGACGTCTCGCAGGTGGACACCTTCAAACGCTGGAGCGATTCCCGCGCCGCCATGACCTGGGGCAACCTCAGCGACGAGGAGCAGATCCCGCATGCCCACAACCTCGTGGAGTACTGGCAGGAATGCCTGCGGCTGGTGAGGGCAGCGCACGAGGAAGGCGGCGACAACCTCACCGCGGACCTCGTCAAAGCCCAGCAGGACGGCGCCGAAATCTCGGACCACGAGATCGCCTCGGTCCTGTACAGCCTGCTGTTCGCCGGGCACGAGACCACCACCACGCTGATCTCCAACGCCCTCCGCGAACTCCTGGCCCGCCCCGCACAGTGGGCGCAGCTGGTCGAGGACCCCAAGAAGATCCCCGCCGCCATCGACGAAGTGCTGCGCTACGCCGGCTCCATTGTCGGCTGGCGCCGCAAGGCGCTCAAAGACACCGAAGTCGGCGGCGTGCCGATCGCCGAAGGCAGCCAACTGCTGCTCCTGATGGGATCGGCCAACCGGGACGAAGCCAAGTTCGACGCCGGCGAGGACTTCGACATCACCCGCCCCAACGCCCGCGAGCACCTCTCCTTCGGGTTCGGCATCCACTACTGCCTGGGCAACATGCTCGCCAAGCTCCAAGCCAAAATCGCGCTCGAGGAAGTAGCCCGGCTCGCCCCGGAGCTGCAGCTGGAGGACCCGGAAGCCATCGCCTTCCGCGAAAACCTCTCCTTCCGCGTCCCCGAGACCGTCCCTGTCAGCTGGAAGGCCTGA
- a CDS encoding PEP/pyruvate-binding domain-containing protein has translation MQSNEYIQFFDGGIEPKLEILGGKGASLVTMTSAGMPVPPGFVVTTAQFDAFMEEAGITRDIHQLLAGLDPEDTGQVDKVSAAIREDIHSRPVPQALRELTIAAYESLMSRFEAPVPVAVRSSATAEDLPDASFAGQQDTYLWLDGVKAVTDHIRRCWASLFTSRAIIYRLRNNIPNEGLSMAVVVQKMVNSKVSGVAITMDPTNGDRSKITIDSSYGVGEMVVSGQVTPDNIMLDKVTLTVIAEHLGDKHAELVPDAGAGKLVEREVDAGRRGRRSLSDAELTAVAQMAKRAEKHYKCPQDIEWALDADLPDGENLLLLQSRPETVHSAKASIHTAPQPVVSGGYFSGFSGGTLKPSA, from the coding sequence ATGCAAAGCAACGAATACATCCAGTTCTTTGACGGCGGGATCGAACCGAAGCTGGAAATCCTCGGCGGCAAGGGCGCATCCCTGGTCACCATGACCTCCGCCGGCATGCCCGTCCCTCCCGGCTTCGTGGTCACTACCGCCCAGTTCGATGCCTTCATGGAAGAAGCCGGCATCACCCGGGACATCCACCAGCTCCTCGCCGGGCTGGACCCCGAAGACACGGGGCAGGTGGACAAGGTCTCCGCCGCCATCCGTGAGGACATCCACTCCCGTCCCGTGCCGCAGGCGCTGCGCGAGCTCACCATCGCGGCCTACGAGTCCCTGATGTCCCGCTTCGAGGCGCCGGTCCCCGTCGCTGTCCGCTCCAGCGCCACCGCCGAGGACCTTCCCGATGCCTCCTTCGCCGGGCAGCAGGACACCTACCTGTGGCTCGACGGCGTCAAGGCCGTCACGGACCACATCCGCCGGTGCTGGGCCTCGCTCTTCACCTCGCGCGCCATCATCTACCGGCTCCGGAACAACATCCCCAACGAGGGGCTCTCCATGGCAGTCGTGGTGCAGAAGATGGTCAATTCCAAGGTCTCCGGCGTCGCGATCACCATGGACCCCACCAACGGCGACCGCTCCAAGATCACCATCGACTCTTCCTACGGCGTGGGGGAGATGGTGGTCTCCGGCCAGGTCACCCCGGACAACATCATGCTGGACAAGGTCACGCTGACAGTCATCGCCGAACACCTCGGGGACAAACATGCAGAACTCGTCCCCGACGCCGGCGCCGGGAAGCTCGTCGAGCGCGAAGTCGACGCCGGGCGCCGTGGCCGGCGCAGCCTTTCCGATGCCGAGCTGACCGCCGTCGCACAGATGGCCAAACGCGCGGAGAAGCATTACAAATGCCCGCAGGACATCGAATGGGCCCTCGACGCCGATCTGCCCGATGGCGAAAACCTGCTCCTGCTCCAGTCCCGCCCCGAGACCGTGCACTCCGCCAAGGCATCAATCCACACCGCCCCGCAACCGGTGGTTTCCGGCGGCTATTTCAGCGGATTCAGCGGCGGAACCCTCAAGCCGTCCGCGTAG
- a CDS encoding PEP-utilizing enzyme: MSLKSFPKPSELPVPAGAEGWEKIYPYYLVFQDKLKEQEDAKFWFCDSQHWPTVFKPFETIGGEFAVKCLGQYNARHLMIPNANGIEFRIHLGYLYMSPIPVPEDRIAARVPLFERRVGHYFQNWEQLLKQWHVKVKGTIDEMESISFPKLPDVVPMEDILSGKGKDGSETLLESYDRLIQLAYQNWQYHFEFLNLGYIAYLDFFNFCKQVFPNIPDQSIATMVQGVDMELFRPDDELKQLAKLAVELGLQGHFSNTDDVDATLGAIAAAAGGDRWLAQYEGAKDPWFNFTVGNGFYGHDKYWNEHQEIPLGYIADYIRRVDDGQEIMRPVEALIAERDRIIEEYRDLLEGENQALFDAKRGLAATAYPYVENHNFYIEHWTMGVFWRKIRELSRMMQAEGFWTEPDDLLYLGRNEVRDALFDLVTGWGVGARPIGPDYWPAEIERRRGIVEALKTARPAPALNTPPESITEPFTRMLWGITTEQVQQWLGAGEAVEGGGLRGMAASPGVVEGLARVVTDADQLADVQQGEILVATVTAPSWGPIFGKIKATVTDIGGMMSHAAIVCREYGLPAVTGTGSASTTIKTGQRLRVDGTKGTVRILDAEPELLAAGPSAHSHSHV, from the coding sequence ATGTCCCTGAAGTCCTTCCCCAAGCCCTCCGAGCTCCCGGTCCCCGCCGGCGCCGAGGGCTGGGAAAAGATCTACCCCTACTATCTGGTCTTCCAGGACAAGCTGAAGGAGCAGGAAGACGCCAAGTTCTGGTTCTGCGACAGCCAGCACTGGCCCACCGTCTTCAAGCCCTTTGAGACGATCGGCGGCGAGTTCGCGGTCAAATGCCTGGGCCAGTACAACGCCCGGCACCTGATGATCCCCAACGCCAACGGCATCGAATTCCGCATCCACCTGGGCTACCTTTACATGTCGCCCATCCCGGTCCCGGAGGACCGGATCGCCGCCCGCGTGCCCCTGTTCGAACGGCGCGTGGGCCACTACTTCCAGAACTGGGAGCAGCTGCTCAAGCAGTGGCACGTGAAGGTCAAGGGAACGATCGACGAGATGGAAAGCATCTCCTTCCCCAAACTCCCCGACGTGGTGCCCATGGAGGACATCCTCTCCGGCAAGGGCAAGGACGGCTCCGAGACGCTGCTGGAAAGCTACGACCGCCTGATCCAGCTGGCCTACCAGAACTGGCAGTACCACTTCGAGTTCCTCAACCTCGGCTACATCGCCTACCTGGACTTCTTCAACTTCTGCAAGCAGGTCTTCCCCAACATCCCTGACCAGTCCATCGCCACCATGGTGCAGGGCGTGGACATGGAACTCTTCCGCCCGGACGACGAGCTCAAGCAGCTCGCCAAGCTCGCCGTCGAGCTCGGACTGCAGGGTCATTTCAGCAACACGGACGACGTCGACGCCACCCTCGGCGCGATCGCCGCCGCCGCAGGCGGGGACCGCTGGCTGGCCCAATATGAGGGCGCCAAGGACCCGTGGTTCAACTTCACCGTGGGCAACGGCTTCTACGGCCACGACAAGTACTGGAACGAGCACCAGGAAATCCCGCTCGGGTACATCGCGGACTACATCCGCCGGGTGGACGACGGCCAGGAAATCATGCGCCCGGTGGAGGCCCTGATCGCCGAACGTGACCGCATCATCGAGGAGTACCGGGACCTGCTGGAAGGCGAAAACCAAGCCCTCTTCGACGCCAAACGCGGACTCGCCGCCACCGCCTACCCGTACGTGGAGAACCACAACTTCTACATTGAACACTGGACCATGGGCGTCTTCTGGCGCAAGATCCGCGAGCTGAGCCGCATGATGCAGGCCGAGGGCTTCTGGACCGAACCGGATGACCTCCTGTACCTGGGCCGCAACGAGGTGCGCGACGCGCTGTTCGACCTCGTGACCGGCTGGGGCGTGGGCGCCAGGCCGATCGGCCCCGATTACTGGCCGGCCGAAATCGAGCGCCGCCGCGGGATTGTCGAAGCCCTCAAGACCGCCCGTCCCGCCCCGGCGCTGAACACGCCGCCGGAATCCATCACCGAACCCTTCACCCGGATGCTCTGGGGCATCACCACCGAACAGGTCCAGCAGTGGCTCGGTGCCGGCGAGGCAGTGGAAGGCGGCGGCCTGCGCGGCATGGCGGCCTCGCCCGGCGTCGTCGAAGGCCTGGCGCGGGTGGTCACCGACGCGGACCAGCTTGCCGACGTGCAGCAGGGCGAGATCCTCGTCGCCACAGTCACCGCGCCGTCCTGGGGGCCGATCTTCGGCAAGATCAAGGCCACGGTCACGGACATCGGCGGCATGATGAGCCACGCCGCCATTGTCTGCCGCGAGTACGGGCTGCCGGCTGTCACCGGGACCGGCTCGGCCTCCACCACGATCAAGACCGGGCAGCGGCTGCGGGTCGACGGCACGAAGGGCACGGTCCGGATCCTCGACGCCGAGCCCGAACTCCTGGCCGCCGGCCCGTCCGCGCACAGCCACAGCCATGTCTGA
- a CDS encoding SDR family NAD(P)-dependent oxidoreductase, producing the protein MSDPGTAETRTVLVTGAAGGLGRAFALGFARRGYRVAVADINLDGAEETARLVKDTGAEAAAFHADVTSVDSTETLAKGCADFGGGSIDVVLNNAAVYAGVTRSPFEDIDPAEWDLVMNVNLKGPWLVTRAASPYLPEGGRVINLSSATIFSGSEHWLHYVASKGGVVALTRVMAKELGRRGITVNAIAPGFTLTEASYGLMENAENYGVDRGAIKRASQPEDIVGAALFLAGPDSSYYTGQTMVVDGGRQFI; encoded by the coding sequence ATGTCTGATCCCGGGACGGCGGAGACGCGCACTGTCCTGGTCACCGGTGCCGCCGGCGGGCTGGGCCGGGCGTTCGCGCTCGGTTTCGCCCGCCGCGGCTACCGCGTCGCCGTCGCGGACATCAACCTCGACGGCGCCGAGGAAACCGCCCGCCTCGTCAAGGACACCGGCGCCGAGGCGGCCGCCTTCCACGCGGACGTCACCAGCGTCGACTCCACGGAGACCCTTGCGAAGGGCTGCGCGGACTTCGGCGGCGGAAGCATCGACGTCGTACTCAACAACGCCGCGGTGTACGCGGGGGTGACCAGGAGCCCGTTCGAGGACATCGATCCGGCCGAATGGGACCTGGTGATGAACGTGAACCTCAAGGGCCCCTGGCTCGTGACCCGGGCCGCGAGCCCGTACCTGCCCGAGGGCGGGCGCGTCATCAACCTCTCCAGCGCAACGATCTTCAGCGGCTCGGAACACTGGCTCCACTATGTTGCCTCCAAGGGCGGCGTGGTGGCCCTCACCAGGGTCATGGCCAAGGAACTCGGCCGGCGGGGGATCACCGTCAACGCGATCGCCCCCGGCTTCACCCTCACCGAGGCCAGCTACGGGCTCATGGAGAACGCCGAGAACTACGGCGTGGACCGCGGTGCCATCAAGCGGGCCAGCCAGCCCGAGGACATTGTGGGCGCCGCGCTCTTCCTGGCCGGGCCGGACAGTTCCTACTACACCGGCCAGACCATGGTGGTCGACGGCGGCCGGCAGTTCATCTAG
- a CDS encoding 2Fe-2S iron-sulfur cluster-binding protein, giving the protein MPTVHFTDAEGAVRDVQGNPGDSVMETAVRNGVPGIIAECGGSLSCATCHVFVREDCLSQLPPMEDMEDEMLYGTAVDREENSRLSCQLRLTDELDLFVTTPETQV; this is encoded by the coding sequence ATGCCAACGGTCCATTTCACCGACGCCGAGGGCGCTGTCCGCGACGTCCAGGGAAATCCCGGCGACTCCGTCATGGAAACCGCGGTCCGTAACGGCGTGCCCGGCATCATCGCCGAATGCGGCGGCTCACTGTCCTGCGCCACGTGCCACGTCTTCGTTCGGGAGGACTGCCTTTCGCAGCTGCCGCCGATGGAGGACATGGAGGACGAGATGCTCTACGGCACCGCCGTGGACCGCGAGGAGAACTCGCGGCTGTCCTGTCAGCTGCGGCTCACTGACGAGCTCGACCTGTTCGTCACCACTCCGGAAACGCAGGTGTAG
- a CDS encoding NAD(P)/FAD-dependent oxidoreductase has product MSTHVAAAAPAAAPGLESQPGTPTRTGLLIIGASQSGVQLAVSLRALGFDEHITLLGDEDHRPYQRPALSKEFLQGTVESESLIFRSNTYWAEHNVDLVKGEFIVRIDKEPDGSGVAHSASGKQFPFKRLALTVGARARKLEIEGGDLDGVLYLRNADDALALKARVGDARDVVVIGGGFIGLEAASSLQKMGKNVTVLEFGPRLVGRAVGEETADYFLQAHRARGLDIRLNTAAARFTADASGASVAGVELQDGTVLPAQIVLIGIGVIPNTQLAEQLSLAVDNGIVVDRYALASDGTTVAIGDCANMPNPVPGSAPGERIRLESVNNAIEHAKVAAYSLTGRREEYAGIPWFWSNQADLKLQIAGLCNGYDQTVIRRDQERGKFSVLYYRQGQVIAADCVNAPLDFMAVKNALAKGQNIPAGPAADPATPLKTITTDS; this is encoded by the coding sequence ATGAGCACGCACGTCGCGGCAGCGGCCCCCGCAGCGGCGCCCGGCCTGGAATCGCAGCCGGGCACACCCACCCGGACCGGGTTGCTGATCATCGGCGCCAGCCAGTCCGGCGTCCAGCTCGCGGTCTCGCTCCGGGCCCTCGGCTTCGACGAGCACATCACCTTGCTCGGCGACGAGGACCACCGCCCTTACCAGCGTCCGGCCTTGTCCAAGGAATTCCTGCAAGGCACTGTGGAAAGCGAATCGCTGATCTTCCGGTCCAACACGTACTGGGCCGAACACAACGTGGACCTGGTCAAGGGCGAATTCATCGTCCGGATCGACAAAGAACCCGACGGCTCGGGAGTAGCGCACTCCGCGTCCGGGAAGCAGTTCCCGTTCAAGCGACTGGCCCTCACGGTCGGCGCCCGCGCCCGGAAACTGGAGATTGAGGGCGGGGACCTTGACGGCGTTCTCTACCTGCGCAACGCTGACGACGCCCTGGCCCTCAAAGCCCGGGTAGGTGACGCCCGGGACGTCGTGGTGATCGGCGGCGGCTTCATCGGCCTCGAAGCTGCGTCCAGCCTGCAGAAGATGGGCAAGAACGTCACGGTGCTGGAATTCGGGCCGCGGCTGGTAGGCCGGGCAGTTGGCGAGGAAACGGCCGACTACTTCCTGCAGGCGCACCGCGCCCGCGGGCTGGACATCCGGCTCAACACCGCCGCCGCGCGGTTTACCGCGGACGCGTCCGGGGCCTCCGTCGCCGGCGTCGAACTTCAGGATGGCACCGTGCTGCCCGCTCAGATCGTCCTGATCGGGATCGGCGTCATCCCCAACACCCAGCTGGCCGAACAGCTCAGCCTGGCCGTTGACAACGGGATCGTCGTGGACCGGTATGCGCTGGCCTCCGACGGCACCACGGTCGCGATCGGGGACTGCGCCAACATGCCCAACCCGGTGCCCGGCTCGGCGCCGGGGGAGCGGATCCGGCTCGAAAGCGTCAACAACGCGATCGAACACGCCAAGGTGGCCGCCTACTCGCTGACCGGCCGGCGCGAAGAATACGCGGGCATCCCGTGGTTCTGGTCCAACCAGGCCGACCTCAAACTCCAGATCGCCGGCCTCTGCAACGGATACGACCAGACCGTGATCCGGCGCGACCAGGAACGCGGCAAATTCAGCGTCCTGTACTACCGGCAGGGCCAGGTCATCGCGGCAGACTGCGTCAACGCACCCCTGGACTTCATGGCCGTCAAGAACGCCCTCGCCAAGGGCCAGAACATCCCCGCCGGCCCCGCCGCGGACCCTGCAACACCCCTCAAGACGATCACCACGGACAGCTGA
- a CDS encoding HD domain-containing protein, translating into MSTPQTPVTDTGPGTSVDPAAEAFAAAYPVRPVPAQGPVDTAPIAATPAARGELDGLWRAVLHETRTRGNDIHLPISLAFAERLCRAHPDADAELVRVATLLHDTGWAHVDESRIISEGFAGDWRKAAIRYEHEKQGCVVARRVLPGLGYPAEFVDRVCAIIDGHDTRFVARSLEDALVRDADRLWRFDQAGIALASSWFGLDPAAYTDRLAAEIVPELITQAAVDMATADLGRSTALLKTAVLR; encoded by the coding sequence ATGAGCACCCCCCAGACCCCGGTCACCGATACCGGCCCCGGCACCTCCGTAGACCCGGCGGCGGAGGCCTTTGCCGCCGCCTATCCCGTCAGGCCCGTCCCGGCACAGGGGCCGGTCGACACCGCACCGATCGCCGCCACCCCCGCAGCCCGGGGCGAGCTCGACGGACTCTGGCGGGCCGTGTTGCACGAGACCCGGACCCGCGGCAACGACATCCACCTGCCGATTTCCCTCGCCTTCGCCGAACGGCTGTGCCGGGCCCATCCGGACGCCGACGCCGAACTCGTGCGCGTGGCTACGCTGCTGCACGACACCGGCTGGGCCCACGTGGACGAATCCCGGATCATCTCCGAAGGGTTTGCCGGGGACTGGCGCAAGGCAGCGATACGGTACGAACACGAGAAGCAAGGCTGCGTCGTGGCCCGCAGGGTCCTGCCCGGGCTCGGCTATCCGGCGGAGTTCGTGGACCGGGTTTGCGCGATCATCGACGGGCACGACACCCGGTTCGTCGCACGCTCCCTGGAAGATGCCCTGGTGCGCGACGCGGACCGGCTATGGCGCTTCGACCAGGCGGGCATCGCGCTGGCCTCCTCCTGGTTCGGCCTGGACCCGGCCGCCTACACCGACCGGCTCGCCGCAGAAATCGTGCCCGAGCTGATCACCCAGGCGGCCGTGGACATGGCCACCGCCGACCTCGGCCGGTCCACCGCCCTGCTCAAGACGGCGGTCCTCCGATGA
- a CDS encoding aldehyde dehydrogenase family protein codes for MTAGTHEAPALAARKALRLPYTHVDDFFIDGGWTPARGTGRNPVTDPATGEVWGSVPDGTADDVDAAVGAARRAFDGGMWPRLAPAERAAHLVRIAEEVEKRAEALSLTNSRENGTPVSESAGAAANAAGIFRYFATLAGYLEREDVRAFPKGGGESVVRRDPVGVCALIAPWNFPINLVVIKLAPALLAGCTVVIKPASPTPLSIRIIVDAVAAAGVPAGVVNLVTGSGRLGDALVKHPDVDKVAFTGSTPVGRKIAAACGELLRPVTLELGGKSSAIVLPDADLDAMSKVLIRSSMRNTGQTCYISTRILAPASRYEEVVDMVTATIAAGKQGDPLDPDTVFGPCATESQYRTVLDYVASGLAEGARATTGGHAASPGGGLDGGYFAAPTVFAGVTPEMRIAREEIFGPVICILKYDDAGGNVDEAVGLANNTEFGLGGLVFGTDPAAALAVADRMDTGSVGINFFASNHAAPFGGRHDSGLGTEYGIEGLNAYISYKSIHRKV; via the coding sequence ATGACCGCCGGGACCCACGAAGCCCCGGCGCTGGCGGCACGCAAAGCGCTGAGGCTGCCGTACACCCACGTGGATGACTTTTTCATCGACGGTGGCTGGACTCCGGCGCGCGGAACCGGCCGCAATCCGGTCACGGACCCCGCCACGGGCGAAGTCTGGGGCTCCGTCCCGGACGGCACGGCTGACGACGTGGACGCCGCCGTCGGCGCCGCCCGCAGGGCATTCGACGGCGGCATGTGGCCCCGGCTCGCGCCCGCCGAACGGGCCGCCCACTTGGTCCGCATCGCCGAGGAAGTGGAGAAACGGGCCGAGGCGCTCTCGCTGACCAACAGCCGTGAGAACGGCACGCCGGTGTCCGAATCGGCCGGCGCCGCCGCAAACGCGGCGGGCATCTTCCGCTACTTCGCGACTCTGGCCGGGTACCTGGAACGTGAGGACGTACGGGCCTTCCCGAAGGGCGGCGGCGAATCGGTGGTGCGGCGTGACCCCGTCGGCGTCTGCGCGCTGATCGCGCCATGGAACTTCCCCATCAACCTCGTGGTCATCAAGCTCGCGCCGGCGCTGCTGGCCGGCTGCACCGTGGTGATCAAACCGGCGTCCCCGACGCCGCTGTCCATCCGGATCATTGTCGACGCCGTGGCGGCCGCCGGGGTTCCTGCCGGCGTCGTTAACCTGGTCACCGGCTCGGGCCGGCTGGGAGACGCCCTGGTCAAGCATCCGGACGTGGACAAGGTGGCATTCACGGGCTCGACTCCGGTGGGGCGGAAGATTGCGGCCGCCTGCGGAGAGTTGCTGCGCCCGGTCACCCTGGAACTCGGCGGCAAATCGAGCGCCATCGTGCTGCCGGACGCGGACCTGGATGCCATGTCGAAGGTCCTGATCCGCTCCTCGATGCGCAATACCGGACAGACCTGCTACATCTCCACCCGCATCCTGGCCCCCGCCAGCCGCTACGAAGAAGTCGTGGACATGGTCACGGCCACCATCGCTGCCGGCAAGCAGGGCGACCCGCTGGACCCGGACACGGTGTTCGGGCCGTGCGCCACCGAATCCCAGTACCGGACAGTGCTGGATTACGTCGCCTCGGGGCTGGCCGAAGGCGCCCGCGCCACCACCGGCGGACACGCCGCGTCACCGGGCGGCGGCCTGGACGGCGGCTACTTCGCCGCGCCCACCGTCTTCGCCGGCGTCACGCCGGAGATGCGGATCGCCCGCGAGGAAATCTTCGGCCCGGTCATCTGCATCCTCAAATACGACGACGCCGGCGGCAACGTTGACGAGGCCGTCGGGCTCGCGAACAACACCGAGTTCGGGCTCGGCGGCCTGGTGTTCGGCACGGACCCGGCGGCGGCGCTTGCCGTTGCGGACCGGATGGACACCGGCTCCGTAGGCATCAACTTCTTCGCCTCCAACCACGCCGCCCCCTTCGGCGGCCGCCACGACTCCGGCCTGGGCACCGAGTACGGCATCGAGGGCCTGAACGCGTACATCAGCTACAAATCGATCCACCGGAAGGTATGA